The genomic stretch TATCCTGTGACAATCAACCCTTTATAGCAAAGGCTCCTATGGTATTGATTTTTTGTGGCGATTTACAAAAGTGGTATGATGCTTTTGTAGAAGGTGGGTGCAGCCCAAGATTGCCAGGTGTTGGAGACTTGATGCTGGCAGTTGAAGACAGCGTTATTGCTGCACAAAATGCTGTAATTGCAGCGCAAAGTTTAGGAATTGGTTCTTGTTACATCGGTGATATTATACAGCTTTGTGAGGAGCACAGGGAGATGCTTGAATTGCCCGAATATGTCTTCCCAGCAGCAATGCTGGTGCTTGGATACCCAACAGAACAACAACGAAATCGTCCAAAGCCGGAACGGTGCGATTTGAAGCACATAGTTCATACAAATCACTATAACCGGATGACTGGTGATGAACTGCGTATTATGTTCCAAAAAAAATTGGGCGAACAAAGTTACGAGGACTGGGTTACTGCCTTTTGCTATCGAAAGTATAATTCCAGCTTTTCCCGAGAAATGACCAGATCAGTAGGAGAATACCTGAAGTCATTTGGTTACAAAGAAAAGTAACGTCCAGAAATTTATTAAGGCCTTGTAAGTTGTTAGAATGACTAGGTTTTGTATTAGATAAAAAGATTGTTTATATCGCGGTAAAAGAAGGAGGGCTATTAATGAAGATTAATATTACTAAGAAGGAATATATAAAGTTACTTGATGTTTTCTATATAGCGGATTGGATAATGCATGCATTTTATTCGGAGGATAAATTAGAAACAAAAGTGTATCGAGATTTAGAACAGAAGTTTCTTTCTCTGGCAAAGGAGTATGGGGTAGATGATTTAGTCGAAAAAGAAAACGATGAAGAATTATATTCACCAACAAGAAAGTTTGAAGATGAATCTTTAGCAATGGATTTCATTGAGGAGTTTGAGAAAGAGTCGTTTTGGGACGAGCTAATTGATCAGCTTTCAACAAGAGATCTTATAGAGAAGCATGGATCTGATGCTATGAGGCTAGTCTTTGAAGATGAAAAAATCAATAACGAATTCGAGGATTTAAGAGAGAAATACTCGAGTGAATTTGAAGAAAATGGGGTTAAAAAGTTACGGTTGATTTAGAGGGTCTTAACCGCGACATCGAATAACGTCTCCGGGATTCCCGACGTGTCCGTCGCCTCATGGCTGGCGCAAGACTTGCCGTGGTGAAGTTAAAGTCTCATATCTTTAGCCAATCTGATCTTGTTTCTGACGCGGCATCAGATAACCCTGAATTCCCAAAACTTTGCAAAGATGCATGTAGAAAGACGCTTCGAGAATTCAGGGAACGTTAGGTGACATCTGTCTTTCGGAGTTAGACTAAGAAGTCGTATTTTCTTTTTCCGT from Desulfitobacterium dichloroeliminans LMG P-21439 encodes the following:
- a CDS encoding nitroreductase family protein, whose amino-acid sequence is MNEVLKSLHERKSVRVFKDIKISEYDKETILLAAMEAPTAGNQQLYTILDITEQSLKDKLAISCDNQPFIAKAPMVLIFCGDLQKWYDAFVEGGCSPRLPGVGDLMLAVEDSVIAAQNAVIAAQSLGIGSCYIGDIIQLCEEHREMLELPEYVFPAAMLVLGYPTEQQRNRPKPERCDLKHIVHTNHYNRMTGDELRIMFQKKLGEQSYEDWVTAFCYRKYNSSFSREMTRSVGEYLKSFGYKEK